The Impatiens glandulifera chromosome 8, dImpGla2.1, whole genome shotgun sequence genome includes a window with the following:
- the LOC124912027 gene encoding pentatricopeptide repeat-containing protein At3g02330, mitochondrial-like, with translation MFKRFLFSLSPQLHFHSFRHIRSVTTVAAEGKRTFSHIFQQCSQRAAIFPGKQAHARMVLTHFTPTVFVTNCLMQMYIKCSTLDYARKVFDRMPHRDMISWNAMIFGYVGSRNLEVAHSMFDLMPVKDVVSWNTLISGYSQIGKYRKSLEMFLLMMQMESLVLDRATFAIVLKACSSSDNYEMGIQVHALAVFMGFDCDVVTGSALIDMYAKCRKLEESLKFFDEMPERNLVSWSAAIAGCIQNEQLYGGLELFKKMQRDGVGVSQSAYASVFRSCAALCEVGFGSQLHAHALKTNLGSDMLVGTSILDMYAKSGRLSDARKLFNSLRNHSVQSYNAMIVGCVRSSQGLDALQIFKRLLQSGLPFDEITLSGAVSACSLIQGRLQGIQIHGLALKSSLWSQVCVANAVLDMYGKCGDSLIARRVFDEMPIRDAVSWNAVIAAYVQNGEEGETLSLFVLMLRSRMEPDDFTYGSVLKACSSQQSLNKGLEIHTRIVKSGMGFDWCVGSSLVDMYCKCAKIDEAEKIHYRLEERTIISWNAIISGFSLHNQSEESQKFFFKMLKDQAEPDIYTYATVLDTCSNLATVELGKQIHAQITKHNLQQDVLISSTLVDMYSKCGILDDSKLIFERSLKRDIVTWNAMITAYAHHGLADEALRTFDRLQLEGLKLIHATLVAILRACAHMGLVEKGVNYFNSMKKEYGVDPQLEHYTCLVDIFGRSGQIRKALEVIQEMPYEADDVTWKTLLNLCKLKGNVEIAEIAAKAIMKMDNEDSAALIQLSNVYADAGMWDEVKEVRKMMRSGRLKKEPGCSWIEVKNELHMFLVADKAHPRGQEIYQQLHLLMVEMTWFEDILMD, from the coding sequence ATGTTCAAGCGATTCCTCTTCAGTCTGTCTCCTCAACTCCATTTTCATTCTTTTCGTCATATCCGTTCAGTGACTACCGTTGCAGCAGAAGGAAAGAGAACCTTCTCTCACATATTCCAACAATGTTCGCAGCGAGCGGCGATATTTCCGGGGAAGCAAGCTCATGCCCGGATGGTATTGACTCATTTCACACCCACTGTTTTTGTAACGAATTGCTTAATGCAGATGTATATAAAATGTTCAACTTTAGATTATGCACGTAAAGTATTCGACAGAATGCCTCACAGGGATATGATTTCATGGAATGCCATGATTTTTGGTTATGTTGGATCTAGAAACCTGGAGGTTGCACATTCCATGTTTGATTTAATGCCTGTGAAGGATGTTGTTTCGTGGAATACGTTAATTTCTGGGTATTCACAGATTGGTAAGTACAGGAAGTCCTTAGAGATGTTCCTACTGATGATGCAGATGGAGAGCTTGGTGTTGGATAGAGCAACCTTTGCCATTGTTTTAAAAGCTTGTTCTTCTTCGGATAACTATGAGATGGGGATACAGGTTCATGCACTTGCAGTCTTCATGGGTTTTGATTGTGATGTGGTAACTGGCAGTGCATTGATAGACATGTATGCGAAATGTAGGAAATTGGAGGAATCGTTGAAGTTCTTTGATGAAATGCCTGAAAGGAATTTGGTTTCTTGGAGTGCTGCCATTGCAGGTTGTATTCAAAATGAACAGCTTTACGGTGGTTTGGAACTCTTCAAGAAAATGCAGAGAGATGGAGTTGGGGTGAGTCAATCTGCTTATGCTAGCGTTTTTAGATCATGTGCAGCTTTATGTGAAGTAGGTTTTGGTTCTCAGTTACACGCTCATGCTTTAAAGACTAACTTGGGATCTGATATGTTAGTAGGAACTTCAATTTTAGATATGTATGCAAAATCTGGTAGATTATCTGATGCTAGAAAGCTATTTAACTCGTTGAGAAATCATAGTGTGCAATCCTACAATGCTATGATTGTTGGCTGCGTTCGAAGTAGTCAAGGATTAGATGCTTTGCAGATATTCAAACGTTTGCTTCAGTCTGGTCTTCCATTTGATGAAATAACTCTATCAGGAGCAGTAAGTGCTTGTTCATTGATCCAGGGTCGTTTACAGGGAATCCAAATTCACGGATTGGCTTTAAAGAGTAGTCTATGGTCTCAAGTTTGCGTGGCGAATGCTGTTCTTGACATGTATGGAAAGTGTGGTGATTCCCTTATTGCACGAAGAGTGTTTGATGAGATGCCAATAAGGGATGCTGTCTCTTGGAATGCTGTGATTGCAGCCTATGTTCAAAACGGAGAAGAAGGCGAAACTCTTTCGTTATTTGTCTTGATGCTGCGATCCAGAATGGAACCCGATGACTTCACTTACGGTAGCGTATTGAAAGCTTGTTCGAGTCAACAATCTCTTAACAAAGGATTGGAAATTCATACGAGAATAGTGAAATCTGGCATGGGGTTCGACTGGTGTGTCGGGAGTTCACTTGTCGATATGTACTGCAAATGCGCGAAGATTGACGAGGCAGAAAAGATTCATTACCGGCTCGAAGAACGAACGATAATATCATGGAACGCGATAATCTCAGGCTTCTCGTTACACAACCAAAGCGAAGAATCCCAAAAATTCTTCTTCAAGATGTTAAAAGATCAAGCCGAACCCGACATTTACACGTACGCCACTGTTCTCGATACATGTTCTAATCTGGCAACAGTCGAACTCGGAAAACAAATCCACGCTCAAATTACGAAACACAATCTCCAACAAGATGTGTTAATATCCAGCACGCTGGTGGACATGTACTCGAAATGTGGAATCTTGGACGACAGTAAACTGATTTTTGAGAGATCTTTAAAACGTGATATAGTGACGTGGAACGCGATGATAACCGCCTACGCTCATCACGGTCTTGCTGACGAGGCGTTGAGAACCTTCGATCGCCTTCAGCTCGAGGGATTGAAGCTGATTCACGCCACTCTAGTAGCTATCCTCCGTGCGTGCGCCCACATGGGGCTGGTCGAGAAAGGGGTGAATTACTTCAACTCGATGAAGAAAGAATACGGGGTGGATCCTCAGCTCGAGCATTACACTTGTCTGGTTGATATTTTCGGAAGGTCTGGTCAAATTAGAAAAGCTTTGGAGGTTATTCAAGAGATGCCGTATGAAGCTGATGATGTTACTTGGAAAACATTGCTGAATCTTTGTAAATTGAAAGGGAATGTTGAGATAGCTGAAATAGCAGCAAAGGCTATTATGAAGATGGATAATGAAGATTCGGCTGCCTTAATTCAATTGTCAAATGTTTATGCTGATGCCGGAATGTGGGATGAAGTTAAAGAGGTTAGGAAGATGATGAGGTCTGGTCGATTGAAGAAGGAACCGGGTTGCAGCTGGATTGAAGTTAAGAATGAATTACATATGTTTTTAGTTGCGGACAAGGCTCATCCGAGAGGCCAAGAGATTTATCAACAACTTCATTTGCTAATGGTTGAAATGACTTGGTTCGAGGATATTCTTATGGATTAA
- the LOC124912028 gene encoding uncharacterized protein At5g03900, chloroplastic-like: MGRLGRGGVQKFFEEKKWQFSKTSSSEKAMVIGLGALNLFGVIVLDGMLKTVAVAPTGFISFVGTIFPWLQVYAASFFLIPLARWLLIRNKNAQIENRNSAREKFAQALNSPDYTLMRKLLSARDMAQRTFIGQDIIVYSTDKDLFEQEFDAQEWERKLNELEKLE; the protein is encoded by the exons ATGGGCCGATTGGGTAGAGGAGGGGTTCAGAAGTTTTTCGAGGAGAAAAAATGGCAATTCAG TAAAACCAGCTCGTCTGAGAAAGCAATGGTCATTGGTCTCGGTGCCCTCAATCTCTTTGGCGTAATTGTACTCGATGGCATGCTAAA aacTGTTGCAGTTGCACCAACTGGATTCATCTCGTTTGTGGGTACCATTTTCCCTTGGCTTCAG GTTTATGCTGCTTCATTTTTTCTGATTCCATTGGCCCGATGGCTCCTGATTCGCAACAAGAACGCCCAAATAGAGAACAGAAATTCGGCTAGGGAGAAATTTGCCCAAGCACTTAACTCACCAGATTACACTCTTATGCGAAAG CTTCTGAGTGCCCGAGATATGGCTCAGCGAACTTTCATTGGACAAGATATAATAGTTTACAGTACCGACAAAGACTTGTTCGAACAAGAATTCGATGCTCAAGAGTGGGAACGAAAGCTAAATGAACTCGAGAAGTTGGAATGA
- the LOC124911636 gene encoding glucosamine 6-phosphate N-acetyltransferase-like, whose protein sequence is MSQVVRALEGDVSLADLNEGIKPGHSTVYSSHESSDYDTSQYNEDMKKFRKMAFETQEQGSSEYSGGRTTSEYGLNPSGSSSEGVVNTREMEMGRLKKDSSGFERFRELSLYGDDHVICVIEDPMNKNKIIATGSVFIERKFIRNCGKVAHIEDIVVDSAARGMNLGKKIVGFLTDHAQSTGCYKVILDCSLENKTFYEKCGFKQKEIQMVRYFI, encoded by the exons ATGAGCCAG GTTGTGAGGGCATTAGAAGGAGATGTATCGTTGGCTGATCTAAACGAAGGAATCAAGCCTGGACACAGTACAGTATACAGTTCTCATGAAAGTTCTGATTACGACACAAGCCAATACAATGAAGATATGAAGAAATTTAGGAAGATGGCTTTCGAAACACAGGAGCAGGGAAGTAGCGAGTACAGTGGAGGAAGAACTACGAGCGAATATGGTTTGAATCCATCCGGTTCAAGCAGTGAAGGAGTTGTTAACACGAGAGAAATGGAAATGGGGAGGTTGAAGAAAGACAGTTCAGGGTTCG AGCGATTCCGAGAGTTGAGTTTATACGGAGACGATCATGTAATTTGTGTAATTGAGGATCCAATGAACAAGAATAAGATCATTGCAACTGGGAGTGTGTTCATCGAGAGAAAGTTCATTCGAAATTGTGGAAAAGTTGCGCATATTGAAGATATCGTTGTCGATTCCGCCGCTCGAGGGATGAATCTTGGGAAGAAGATCGTAGGTTTCCTCACTGATCATGCTCAATCGACTGGCTGTTATAAGGTGATTCTCGATTGTAGCTTGGAGAACAAAACGTTTTATGAAAAGTGTGGTTTCAAGCAAAAGGAAATCCAGATGGTTAGATATTTCATTTGA